The genomic segment AAGCCTACCCCGACAAACCTCACCTGGCTGAGAGAAgcgagggggggggcagaatgtcaggcctttgctaccTGCCGTAGTGGAGGCTTTTGACATTCGCAGGCCAGAGTCTGGCTTCCAGACAAGGTCAGTtcctggctgctggtcaaggtttagTTCTCATGCTACGAGTATTGTGTACAGTTTCGTTTCTCTTGTTTACCCCATATGCATTCATGTTATGACTTCGTTTCCTGGGAACCACTATCTTGAAGTTCCTGCGCTGTGTTTCTCAATTCCTGCCTAGAATGCTTTAAAACTGTATTTCGCTTACCTAGGGTTATTAGTGGCCTCACCAGCTCATGAGGcggtcagcttcttttaatcggTCTTTTTTCTCCTAATAAATTGGCGCAGCTTAGGATCATCACCTGCCTGAccgtttatgggatgctagggacagacgcctgagtctgacactaTCTTTGAATGCCCTCatgttcagctatatttattatttatttatttcatactctgccttcctcctcaaTAGAGGCCTAAAACAGCTTACACAATTCTCCTCTCCCTTATTTTATTCTACCAGCAATtgtgtgaagtaggtgaggctgagtgcaTAGTCATCCACTCATCCTCcacggcaaagtggggatttcgacctggctctcccagattctagtctgaaattctaatcactacaccatgctgaatttTACAGTGTGAGTGCTGTTGAATAGGAGCAAgtagccagtcctgggtgagtcatgcaactCATGTAATATCCTGTTACCCAGccctggttgctgctgggcctggcctagGTGAGTGGACCTTGAAAAGTCAAACACCCTCTGGTCCTGTCTCCTTCCCCTGCTTATGACAGAAACCATGATTGGAAGGCTGGCAGTACTGTGTTGTTTTTAGCAATGGACACTGagtacactttttaaaatttcagatttttctgcaaacccaggtcATTTTCAAGGTTTTAAGAAATATCTGTCTtatctgtccatggctccagCCTCCAGTTTGAAGTCTGTCCATATTTTTTCATttcctttaaacaaaaaaatatattttttaaaacacacttttttaaaaaagagcatttTTTCTCATTCTGTCTCTGCATGCTTCCTACATGAACACAATAGAACTGTACCTGCTAATCTTATCTTTTCATTCTTcaatttctgtctctcttttgcaGTTCCAGATGTGAGGGAGATGGTGAGGGAAAAGGAATCAGCAAGGACGGTTGTGGAAAATAATGAagataaatgcttggaatgtggaaagtgcttctcttgcaatgGCATACTAACGAtgcatcaaagggttcacacaggagaaaaaccatataaatgcctggagtgtggaaagtacttctcTCAGAATAGCAACTTAACTAagcatcaaaaggttcacacaggggagaagccatataactgcctggagtgtggaaagtgcttctcttgcaatAGTAGCCTAACttcacatcaaaaggttcacacaggggagaagccatatgaatgcctggagtgtggaaagtgcttctcttgcaatgGCAACCTAACttcacatcaaaaggttcacacaggggagaaaccatatgaatgcttggaatgtggaaagtgcttctctttcaATAGCAGCCTAACTATGCATCAAAAGGTTcactcaggggagaagccatataaatgcctggagtgtggaaagtgcttctctttcaATGGCACCCTAACTACGCATCAAAGggtacacacaggagaaaagccatataaatgcctggagtgtggaaagtgcttctcatCCAATGGCAGCCTAACTAcgcatcaaagggttcacacaggagaaaagccatataaatgcttggagtgtggaaagtgcttctcttccaGTAGCTGCATGACTGTACataaaaagattcacacaggggagaagccatataaatgcctggagtgtggaaagtgtttctctTTGAGTGGTAACCTAACTATACATCAAAAGCTTCacgcaggggagaagccatataaatgcctggagtgtggaaagtgcttctctttgaATGGTAACCTAACTATACATCAGAAGCTTCAtgcaggggaaaaaccatataaatgcctggagtgtggaaagtgcttctcttgcagtAGCAgtctaactaaacatcaaagggttcatacaggagagaagctatataaatgcatggagtgtggaaagtgcttctctcagaatagtAACCTAACttcacatcaaaaggttcacacaggggagaagccatataaatgcctggagtgtggaaagtgcttttcttGGAATGGtgacctaactaaacatcaaagggttcacacaggagaaaagccatataaatgcctggagtgtggaaagtgcttctctgagaATGGCAGCCTAACTAAACAtgaaaaggttcacacaggggagaagccatatgaatgcttCGAATGTGGAAAGCGCTTCTCTCAAAATGGCCACCTTACTGAACATCAAAAGGTTCATtccggggagaagccatataaatgcttggagtgtggaaagtgcttttcttGGAATGGtgacctaactaaacatcaaagatttcacagaggggagaagccatataaatgcctggagtgtggaaaggtcttctctcagaattctcacCTAACttcacatcaaaaggttcacacaggggagaagccatataaatgcctggagtgtggaaagtgcttctctgagaatggcagcctaacttcacatcaaaaggttcacacaggagaaaagccatataaatgcttggaatgtggaaagtgcttctctcaaagTTGCAACCTGACTCAACATCAAAGGcgtcacacaggggagaagccgtataaatgcttggagtgtggaaagtgcttctcttgcaatagtaccctaactgcacatcaaaaggttcacaccggcgagaagccatataaatgctgggagtgtggaaagtacttctcTCAGAATTGTGAcctaactagacatcaaaaggttcacacaggggagaagccatataaatgcctggagtgtggaaagtgcttctctttgaATGGTAACCTAACTACACATCTGAGGGTTCACAGGGGAGAGGCTACATAAAATAGAGTGTGGTGTAAGTCTAGCCAGCTTAATTCATTTCATAGCCACTGGGCAAATGGTGTGTAAGATTGTCGGTTTCACTGGTGACTGCTAAAGTTAAAGGGAAGGCTTTTGATAACAAAGTGTCGTTCTGCTAatgtgttagaatcatagagttggaagggaccaccagggccatcaagtacaaccccctgcacaatgcaggaaatccacaactacctcccccctccacacccctagtgaccagaagatggccaagatgccctccctctcatcatctgcctaaggtcacagaatcagcattgctgacagatggccatctaacctcttcttaaaaacgtccagggaaggagagcttaccacctcccgaggaagcctgtccactgaggaaccgctctgttagaaaattcttcctaatgtctggacggaaactgttgatttaatttcaacccgttggttctggtccgatcttcttgagcaacagaaaacaactcggccccctcctctatatgacagcccttcaagtacttgaacatggttatcatatcccctctcagtcttctcctcttcaggctaaacatacccagctccttcaacctttcctcataggacttggtctccagacccctcaccatctttgttgcccttctctggacatgttccagcttgtctacatctttcttaaattgtggtgcccaaaactgaacacagtactctagttgaggtctaaccagagcagagtaaagcgataccatcactttgcgtgatctggacactatacttctgttgatgcagcccgagactgcatttgcctttttagttacagcatcacactgctgactcatgttcagtgtttggtctactaagaccccaagatccttttcacacacactactgctcaaacaagtcttccccctcctataattatgcattggatttttctgacctaaatgcagaactttacatttgtctttgttgaagtgcattttattagttctagcccatttctccagcctgtcaagatcatcctgcatcttggctctgtcttctaccctatttgctacctctcccaatttagtatcatctgaaaatttaataagcatcccctctattccttcatccaaatcatttataaagatgttgaacaacacagggcccagcacagatccctgaggaactccactagtcacttctctccaagtggacgaggaaccattaactagcactctttgggtacaatctgtcaaccagtggcagatccatctaacaataataggatctaacccacattttcccaatttgtcaactagaatactatgtggaaccttatcaaaagccttactgaaatctagataaactatgtctacatctttgttgcccttctctggacacgttccagcttgtctacatctttcttaaattgtggtaaccaaaactgaacacagtactctaattgaggtctaaccagagcagagtaaagcgataccatcactttgcatgatctggacactatacttctgttgatgcaggctaagactgcatttgcctttttagggtTTTTAAATATCTTGCtttgtgttttctgtttttttattttataatgtaaTACCTGttctcataagaaaagcccttctggatcagaccaaggcccaccaagtccagctgtctgttcacacagtggccaaccaggtgcttctaggaagcccacaaacaagacaactgcagcagcattatcctgcctgttttccacagcacctaataggcattcTCCGTCGATACTGGAGAGattaggtgtgcatcatgactaatagccattttgactagtagccatggttagttctattttccatgaacatgtccacccccgcttaaagccttccaagttggtagccatcaccacatcctggggcagggagttccacaatttaattatgcattgtgtgaagaaatacttcctttaatctgttttgaatctctcaccctccaactgcAGGCGATGACTCTGCGTTTTattatatgagagggagaaaagcttctccctgtccactccaaaccatgcacaattttatagacctctatcatgtctccccttaactgccttctttccaagctaaacagccctaagtgtttataaccgctcctcatagggcagttgctctagccccctggtcattttggttgctctttcctgcccCTTGTCAAgcactgcaatatccttttttaggtgtggtgaccagaactgtacacagtattccaagtgtggtctcaccatagatttgtacaagggcagtatgatagcaataGTTTTTTCTCTAttcttcgtctaattatggccagtgtggaatttgcctttttcacagcagctgcaccctgggctgacatcttcattgagctatccactatcactccaagatccctttcttggtctgtcgttgCTAGAACAGATTCTCAAGTAAAGTCTCCAGTCTTGTGTGGGAGGGgatgtcaagattacaaggctgtcagatcagtttgacaggtgcaggttagatcagatggatctagtaatgatgtcatcagcctggaaagtcccttgagagctagagggagctggcctgatccggttattttttaatatatatttttattaagttttataacataaaagaaaattaacaattattaacaaaaaaaattaataatgaacaagaataacaataaaaaaccaggagtatctatatatatctatatatatctatatatagatatatcattaatacaatttttaaaatatcattattaaatcTTATAAGATACCCCCTTACCCACCACCGtatgtgacccttcacctgacttccgcagaagtgtcttaacagttttaaacttatttatttttactataatgtaaagatatttaaaaaaaccctaatttctataactcactaaataacatagaaaaatccatttttgccagtttgtcccaatatgtggcggcctttttccacatctttttaaattcttccatatcctttccatgaaggaattccaTTAATTTGGCCAACCTCATATAagtccatagtttctctctccaatcatttattaaaggtttattcatttgtttccaaatttttgcaatttcaattcttgcagcagcaaaactatattgacagatAATTCTATCATTAATATTCAGATTTCCTTGTGGGATTCCCATTAAACAAAATGCCAATTTTCTTTTTACATtaacattaatcaaattattagtttctctgaCAACCTTTATccaaattttttttattttttttacacgtccaccatgcatgcataaaggtgcctctttcctttccacatttccaacataagtccgtctctccttttttcattttagctatcatcacaggtgttatataccatctataaaacattttatatagattttctctaatttcattcgtaattgtaaatttaaactcttccataaattttcccaaatatccaaatctatattaaatgctaaatctctcatccatttcagcattactggtttgattctttcctgttctaaattaatttcaattaataatttatatattctacCTATCAAACATTTATTTCCCTTCGctaatattttttccaaattggaTTTAGATTTATTGAAACCCAAataattatctttattaaatatatcttttaatttataatacataaaccaatttTTGATATTAAGTTCTTCCTTGCTTTTTAACTCCCATTCTCCATCTTTGAATTTTATAATTTCCCTATATCtttccatatctaaatttaaatgggttcctctcttcataaatgcttcaattggattaatccatcctggaATCTTAACTTCCAAggtccttttatattttttccagatttggaataatccttttctaataatatgtatattaaaatccttatttaccttttccttttcgtaccataaatatgcatgccatccaaaacgtaaattaaaatCTTCTAATTCTAGAAGTTTAGTATTTTCTAATAatatccaagtctttaaccaagtgaaacaggctgcttcataatacattcttaaatccggtaaccctagccctcctgtttcttttaattcaattaaattattataagcaATCCTATgcttttcattggttcttgtaggttatccgggctgtgtaaccgtggtcttggaattttctttcctgacgtttcgccagcaactgtggcaggcatcttcagagtagtaacactgaaggtccttcagtgtccttcagtgtccttcagtgttactactctgaagatgcctgccacagttgctgaaactgtgaaacgtcaggaaagaaaattccaagaccatggttactcagcccggataacttacaagaaccaatgaactctgacctatgcttttcctttccccataaaaaatttaaggtatctcttctccaaattttaaatattttaaccccttttataattggcaaattttgaaacaaaaaaaagcattttaggtaaaaccatcattttaaccacAGCTATCCTACCCCATAATGTTAATGGTATTCTTTGCCAATTTTCTAAATCTTCAGTGATTTGTTGCCATATCttatcataattatttttaaataaatttaaattattAGAGGTTagccatatacccaaat from the Euleptes europaea isolate rEulEur1 chromosome 1, rEulEur1.hap1, whole genome shotgun sequence genome contains:
- the LOC130479634 gene encoding zinc finger protein 345-like; this translates as MASNMGETVYLDVVLQNYRGGPQMTLKALVDSGCAQTLINEETFKALKVKAIRLPQTIQFAQMDVPDVREMVREKESARTVVENNEDKCLECGKCFSCNGILTMHQRVHTGEKPYKCLECGKYFSQNSNLTKHQKVHTGEKPYNCLECGKCFSCNSSLTSHQKVHTGEKPYECLECGKCFSCNGNLTSHQKVHTGEKPYECLECGKCFSFNSSLTMHQKVHSGEKPYKCLECGKCFSFNGTLTTHQRVHTGEKPYKCLECGKCFSSNGSLTTHQRVHTGEKPYKCLECGKCFSSSSCMTVHKKIHTGEKPYKCLECGKCFSLSGNLTIHQKLHAGEKPYKCLECGKCFSLNGNLTIHQKLHAGEKPYKCLECGKCFSCSSSLTKHQRVHTGEKLYKCMECGKCFSQNSNLTSHQKVHTGEKPYKCLECGKCFSWNGDLTKHQRVHTGEKPYKCLECGKCFSENGSLTKHEKVHTGEKPYECFECGKRFSQNGHLTEHQKVHTGEKPYKCLECGKCFSENGSLTSHQKVHTGEKPYKCLECGKCFSQSCNLTQHQRRHTGEKPYKCLECGKCFSCNSTLTAHQKVHTGEKPYKCWECGKYFSQNCDLTRHQKVHTGEKPYKCLECGKCFSLNGNLTTHLRVHRGEAT